A genomic region of Papaver somniferum cultivar HN1 chromosome 7, ASM357369v1, whole genome shotgun sequence contains the following coding sequences:
- the LOC113296119 gene encoding polygalacturonase-like yields MIIPGGRTYFLTPLTFKGHCESANILVKVDGNIVAPESPDAWNGLDVHLWISFKEVNGLTISGGGTIDGRGKKWWDQSCRYHPGPGCTKLAPTVLRFLQCDDCISIGDHIDDIHIDNINCGPGHGISIRSLGINGGEAKVQDIRVTNSHFRDTTNGMRIKTYQGGNGYAKDFYFKNLNFDTVSNPIIIDQYYCAVAGACPPQNTAVQIKNVTYEHFTGTSATQAAVVQNCSQAIPCTELTFNNIQLSPAKRGEPVKSVYINAHGERAGLLRPKIPCLLN; encoded by the exons ATGATCATTCCAGGAGGAAGGACATATTTTCTTACTCCTTTGACATTTAAAGGACATTGCGAGAGCGCGAATATTTTGGTCAAG GTTGATGGGAACATCGTTGCTCCAGAATCTCCAGATGCATGGAATGGACTTGATGTACACTTATGGATATCATTCAAAGAGGTGAACGGACTTACCATAAGTGGTGGTGGTACCATTGATGGCCGCGGCAAGAAATGGTGGGATCAGTCGTGCCGATACCATCCTGGACCTGGATGCACCAAATTGGCGCCAACGGTATTGAGATTTTTGCAAT GTGATGACTGCATATCTATTGGAGATCACATTGATGACATTCACATCGATAACATTAACTGCGGACCTGGTCATGGTATAAG CATCAGAAGCTTGGGTATAAACGGGGGCGAGGCAAAAGTGCAAGACATCCGTGTTACGAATTCCCACTTCCGTGACACTACTAACGGAATGCGGATCAAGACATATCAA GGCGGGAATGGATATGCGAAGGATTTTTACTTCAAGAATCTCAATTTTGATACTGTTTCCAACCCTATAATCATCGATCAATATTACTGCGCAGTGGCAGGTGCCTGCCCCCCTCAG AATACTGCTGTTCAGATCAAGAATGTGACATACGAGCACTTCACTGGAACATCAGCTACGCAAGCGGCAGTGGTTCAAAACTGCAGTCAAGCTATTCCTTGCACTGAACTAACATTTAATAACATACAATTATCGCCTGCAAAACGGGGAGAACCTGTCAAGTCGGTTTATATCAACGCTCATGGAGAAAGAGCCGGATTGCTTCGGCCTAAGATTCCATGTCTGCTTAATTGA
- the LOC113293491 gene encoding uncharacterized protein LOC113293491 — MTIIKRRSPWLFAGSSVFAVFSICLIIGTEMAAAWKRDMCIPGDVYIDTTNEHHAKGCKFCENWCIEECSDLDLPAVSYGCRDGGDLRCRCCCGKSSPVSSPPSPPTLLALPISEFDGSIWPHEFDICKQEEQEKIFRIKHKDGRHCINKPSCEESCRKEGLWTTRAECVGRGFAYPNPSYQWFEQCCCGKSKPPPPPPPPSSPPPSLSPPPPPLLQSCTDVSVSELCRSCIATQPKPSSRSPSPPSSPSQSQSAPSPLSPSVPLPASPPPTPKNMCKPKDIYLTFNSCGCDTCLSECRTKCSVMNGSLAVQRCTIENSSQLCECCCKSDTPSVCCSSG; from the exons ATGACGATAATTAAGAGACGATCTCCTTGGTTGTTTGCTGGTTCTAGTGTCTTTGCAGTATTCAGTATATGCCTCATTATTGGTACAG AGATGGCAGCAGCATGGAAAAGGGATATGTGCATTCCTGGGGATGTATACATTGACACAACTAATGAACATCATGCCAAGGGATGCAAATTTTGTGAGAACTGGTGTATTGAAGAATGTTCGGACTTAGACCTTCCGGCTGTCTCATATGGGTGTCGTGATGGTGGTGACTTAAGATGTAGGTGTTGCTGTGGTAAATCATCACCAGTATCATCCCCTCCCTCACCGCCAACCCTTCTTGCACTACCTATATCCGAGTTTGACGGCTCAATATGGCCACATGAATTTGATATATGTAAACAAGAAGAACAGGAAAAAATATTTAGGATTAAACACAAAGATGGAAGACATTGCATTAATAAACCTTCATGCGAGGAAAGTTGCCGGAAAGAGGGGCTTTGGACGACAAGGGCAGAGTGCGTAGGACGTGGTTTCGCTTATCCTAACCCTAGCTACCAATGGTTTGAGCAGTGTTGTTGTGGGAAGAGtaaaccaccgccaccaccaccgcctccgtcttcaccaccaccatcgctTTCGCCTCCACCTCCTCCACTTCTTCAATCGTGCACAGATGTGTCTGTTTCGGAGCTCTGCCGAAGTTGTATTGCAACACAACCTAAACCCTCATCTCGATCTCCATCTCCACCTTCATCTCCATCTCAATCTCAATCTGCACCTTCACCTTTATCTCCATCTGTACCTTTACCAGCATCACCCCCACCAACTCCAAAGAACATGTGCAAACCTAAGGACATATATTTAACTTTTAACTCCTGTGGCTGTGATACGTGTTTAAGCGAGTGTAGAACAAAATGTTCTGTAATGAATGGTTCATTGGCAGTGCAACGGTGCACAATAGAGAATTCTTCGCAGCTTTGCGAATGTTGTTGCAAAAGCGATACACCATCAGTCTGTTGTTCGTCAGGTTAA
- the LOC113293492 gene encoding protein PYRICULARIA ORYZAE RESISTANCE 21-like → MTIIRRLSPRLFAGSSVFAVLTICLIVGTEMAAAWKRDMCIPGDIYIDTTNERHARGCKFCENWCIEECSDLHLPAVSYGCRDGGDLRCRCCCGKSSPLSSPPSPPTFLAQPLSEFDGSTWPHDHDICKPEAQERMLKIKHKDGRHCNRFPSCEESCQKEGLWMTRAECVGGGFAYPNPNYQWFEQCCCGKSKPPPPPPPPLPPPPPPPPPPSAFQPPPPPPPPSPSFQPPPPPPLPSFKSYKDMTFAELYQCCYATQSKHSS, encoded by the exons ATGACGATAATTAGGAGACTATCTCCTAGGTTGTTTGCTGGTTCTAGTGTCTTTGCAGTACTCACTATATGCCTCATTGTTGGTACAG AGATGGCAGCAGCATGGAAAAGGGATATGTGCATTCCTGGGGATATATACATTGACACAACGAATGAACGTCATGCCAGGGGATGCAAATTTTGTGAGAACTGGTGTATTGAAGAATGTTCGGACTTACACCTTCCGGCTGTTTCCTATGGGTGTCGTGATGGTGGTGACTTAAGATGTAGGTGTTGCTGTGGTAAATCATCACCACTCTCCTCCCCTCCATCACCGCCAACCTTTCTTGCACAGCCTCTATCTGAGTTTGACGGCTCAacatggccacacgatcatgatATATGTAAACCAGAGGCACAAGAAAGAATGCTAAAGATTAAACACAAAGATGGAAGGCATTGCAATAGATTTCCTTCATGCGAGGAAAGTTGCCAGAAAGAGGGGCTTTGGATGACAAGGGCAGAGTGCGTAGGAGGTGGTTTCGCTTATCCTAACCCCAACTACCAATGGTTTGAGCAGTGTTGTTGTGGGAAGTCcaaaccaccaccgccacctcccccaccgcttccaccaccaccacctccaccaccaccaccatcagcatTTCAACCTCCtccgcctccaccaccaccatcaccatcattTCAACCTCCTCCGCCTCCTCCACTTCCATCTTTTAAATCGTACAAAGATATGACTTTTGCAGAGCTCTACCAATGTTGTTATGCAACACAATCCAAACATTCGTCCTAA